The genome window AAAAGGCAGAATCAATTTAGTGTTACGACGTTTTATTTAGAAGGAGGACACGCATGTTAACGCCATTGGATATTCATAACAAAGAATTTGGTCATAGTTTTCGCGGTTATAATGAAGGAGAAGTAGATGAGTTCTTGGACGAGATCGTCAAGCACTACGAAAATCTCTATCGTGAAAATGCAGAATTAAAAGATTCTCTTGAACGCATCGAAAGCAAATTGGAGCAGTATCAAAAGATGGAAGCGACGCTTCACAATACGCTTATCGTTGCGCAGGAAACGGCAGAAGAAGTAAAACTCAATGCGCGTAAAGAAGCTGACTTGATGCTCAAAGAAGCTGAGCTTCGCGGCCAGAAAGCGATCGAAGAAGCAAATAGAGATGTGCAGAAACTTCGTGAAGAGTTCGAACTGCTTCAAAAAGAGATGAATCTGTATCGTACACGTCTTCGCACGTTGATCGAAGGCCAGTTGACATTGGTCAACTCTCAGATGGGTGAATAATCTTATCTCTAATAAGAGAAAGATATTGACGCGATCGGTCTGTTTTTGTATAATAATCATATTGTAAATAAGTTTAACGCGATGATGAAGCAAGTAGTCTGTAACGAGTTGGCAGCGAATCGGGGATGGTGTAAGCCCGAGCAACAGAAGCAGATGAAGATCCCTTCTGAGCTGCTCGCTGAAATAACAGTAAGCGATGCCGAGTGACGCACGATATTACGTCTTAGAGTGACAAGTATATTGTCATTAGGGTGGTACCACGGGAACTTTGCCTCTCGTCCCTTATTGGGATGAGAGGTTTTTTATTTATGTTGGAGGTGCTTGAAAGTGGATTACAGCAAAACGCTGAACTTACCTGAAACAGATTTCCCCATGCGCGGCAACTTGCCGAAACGTGAACCGGAGATCATGGAATTTTGGAAAACGAATGATATTTACAACAAACGCCAGCAAAAAGCAGAAGGCAAAAAACAGTTCATTCTGCATGATGGCCCGCCGTATGCAAACGGTAAGATCCATCTCGGTCATGTTGTAAACAAAGTATTGAAAGATATGATCCTGAAATACAAATCGCTTCGCGGTTATCAGACACCGTATGTTCCGGGTTGGGATACGCACGGCATGCCGATCGAACATGCTGCTATCAAAAACTTGGGCCTTAACCGTCATGAACTTGATCCGCTCAAACTTCGTGAAGAGTGCAAAAACTATGCGCTCCAGTGGATCGACATTCAACGCGAAGACTTCAAACGTCTTGGTGTAAACGGTGATTGGGACAACCCGTACATCACACTCAAACATGCCTATGAAGCAAAACAGATTGAAGTATTCGGCGATATGGCGAAAAAAGGCCATATCTACAAAGGCTTGAAAACGGTATATTGGTGCCCGTCTTGCGAAACGGCTCTTGCTGAAGCTGAAATCGAATATGCTGAGAAAAAATCGCACACGATTTACGTTAAATTCGCAGCTGCCGATACGCAGGGCAAACTTCCTGAAGGTTTGACGAATGAAAACGTATTCGCTGTTATCTGGACGACGACGCCGTGGACGCTTCCTGCAAACGTGGCTATCGCTGTTCATCCGGAACTTGAATACAATTGGGTAAAAGTAGAAAATGAAGTATACTTGATCGCGAACGGTCTTCTTGAAGCAGTTGCCAAAGATGCAAAATGGGAATCGTATGAGATCGTTGGTTCGATCAAAGGTGAAGATGCGGCAGGCATGACGTTCACGCATCCGTTCATTGATCGTACATCTATCGTTGTAACGGCTGATTATGTTACGCTTGAACAAGGTACAGGTTGCGTACACACAGCTCCCGGCCATGGTCCTGATGACTTTGAAACGGGTCTTCGCAATGATCTTCCTGTACTCAGCCCTGTCAATGGTGCCGGTAAATTCACCGAAGAAGCAGGCGAATTCGCAGGTATGGATATTCATGATGCAGAAGTACCTATCATCAAACGCTTGGCAGCAAACGGTGCGCTTCTCTCGAAAGGCTCTGTTCGCCATCAGTATGCACATTGCTGGCGTTGTAAAAACCCTGTCATCTATCGTGCGACGGAACAGTGGTTCGCATCGGTTGACGGATTCCGTGAAGAAGCTCTCAAAGCAGTTGAAGATTCGCGTTGGATCCCGAGCTGGGGTGAAAATCGTATTCACAACATGATCGCAGATCGTCATGACTGGTGTATCTCCCGTCAGCGTGTATGGGGTGTACCGCTTCCGATCTTCTATTGCGAAAAATGTAATGAGCATATCATCAATGAAGAAACGATCGAAGTGATCAAAGAACTCTTTGCAAAAGAAGGCTCTGATGCGTGGTGGGCAAAATCGGCTGAAGAGATCCTGCCGACGGGTTTTGCTTGTCCGAAATGCGGTCATACGCATTTCCGTAAAGAAACAGATATCATGGACGTTTGGTTCGACAGTGGTTCGAGCCATGCGGCAGTTCTTGAACAGCGCGAAGAACTCAGCTGGCCGGCTGATCTCTATCTCGAAGGCAGCGATCAGCATCGCGGTTGGTTCCAGTCGTCGCTTCTTACTTCGGTAGCAACGCGCGGTCGTGCGCCGTATAATGCGGTATTGACGCATGGTTTCGTTGTTGACGGCGAAGGCAAAAAAATGTCGAAATCCGTCGGTAATGTAATCTTCCCGCAAGAGATCATCGAAAAATTCGGTGCAGATATCCTTCGTTTGTGGGTATCGTCGGCTGATTACCAAGCAGATATCCGTATCTCCAACGATATCATGAAACAGCTTTCCGAAGTATATCGTAAGATCCGCAACACATTCCGTTATATCCTCGGTAACCTCAATAACTTCAACCCTGAAACAGATATGGTATCGTACGATGAGTTGGAAGAGTTCGATAAATGGGCACTTCTCCGTCTTGCACAGGTACACGACAAAGTGACGACGGCATATGAAAACTACGAATTCCATGTGATGTATCATGCAGTTCATAACTATTGCACGGTCGATCTCAGCTCGATCTACCTCGATGTCTTGAAAGACCGCCTCTATACGTCGGGCGCAACGTCCGTATCGCGTCGTGCGGCACAGACGACGATGTATCACATCCTCAAAACACTCGTTGTATCGCTTTCGCCGATCCTTACGTTCTCGACGGAAGAAGTATGGAAACATATGCCGAAAACGGCTGATATGCCTGAAAGCGTACAGCTTGCTGACTGGCCTGTACTCAGTGAAGAATACAAAAATGAAGCACTCGACCAGAAATGGGAGCAGATTCTCAATCTTCGTGGTGAGATCACAAAAGCGCTTGAAATTGCACGTCGTGACAAAGTTATCGGTCACTCGCTCGATGCTGCCGTTACGATCTATGCAACAGGCGAAAACTATGCTCGTTTGGCAGAACTCGGGGAATTCTTACCGCGTCTGTTGATCGTGTCGCGCATTCAGTTAGTAGAAGGTATGGAAGCACCGGAAGGTGCATTCCGTTCGGAAGAAACTGAAATGGCAGTTCAGGTTGTTGCCGCAGAAGGCGAAAAATGTGAACGCTGCTGGATCTTCGATGAAACGGTCGGACAAGTCAGCGAACATCCTACGCTTTGCAAACGCTGCGCAGCAGTATTGGCGAACGAATAAAATAAGAGTGAAAAGAGTCGGGATAGTATCTCGACTTTTTTCATATTTTAATGC of Selenomonadales bacterium contains these proteins:
- a CDS encoding DivIVA domain-containing protein — translated: MLTPLDIHNKEFGHSFRGYNEGEVDEFLDEIVKHYENLYRENAELKDSLERIESKLEQYQKMEATLHNTLIVAQETAEEVKLNARKEADLMLKEAELRGQKAIEEANRDVQKLREEFELLQKEMNLYRTRLRTLIEGQLTLVNSQMGE
- the ileS gene encoding isoleucine--tRNA ligase — encoded protein: MDYSKTLNLPETDFPMRGNLPKREPEIMEFWKTNDIYNKRQQKAEGKKQFILHDGPPYANGKIHLGHVVNKVLKDMILKYKSLRGYQTPYVPGWDTHGMPIEHAAIKNLGLNRHELDPLKLREECKNYALQWIDIQREDFKRLGVNGDWDNPYITLKHAYEAKQIEVFGDMAKKGHIYKGLKTVYWCPSCETALAEAEIEYAEKKSHTIYVKFAAADTQGKLPEGLTNENVFAVIWTTTPWTLPANVAIAVHPELEYNWVKVENEVYLIANGLLEAVAKDAKWESYEIVGSIKGEDAAGMTFTHPFIDRTSIVVTADYVTLEQGTGCVHTAPGHGPDDFETGLRNDLPVLSPVNGAGKFTEEAGEFAGMDIHDAEVPIIKRLAANGALLSKGSVRHQYAHCWRCKNPVIYRATEQWFASVDGFREEALKAVEDSRWIPSWGENRIHNMIADRHDWCISRQRVWGVPLPIFYCEKCNEHIINEETIEVIKELFAKEGSDAWWAKSAEEILPTGFACPKCGHTHFRKETDIMDVWFDSGSSHAAVLEQREELSWPADLYLEGSDQHRGWFQSSLLTSVATRGRAPYNAVLTHGFVVDGEGKKMSKSVGNVIFPQEIIEKFGADILRLWVSSADYQADIRISNDIMKQLSEVYRKIRNTFRYILGNLNNFNPETDMVSYDELEEFDKWALLRLAQVHDKVTTAYENYEFHVMYHAVHNYCTVDLSSIYLDVLKDRLYTSGATSVSRRAAQTTMYHILKTLVVSLSPILTFSTEEVWKHMPKTADMPESVQLADWPVLSEEYKNEALDQKWEQILNLRGEITKALEIARRDKVIGHSLDAAVTIYATGENYARLAELGEFLPRLLIVSRIQLVEGMEAPEGAFRSEETEMAVQVVAAEGEKCERCWIFDETVGQVSEHPTLCKRCAAVLANE